One Curtobacterium sp. BH-2-1-1 genomic region harbors:
- a CDS encoding alpha/beta fold hydrolase → MSRSARPAEDVVQETARSAGFVALGAGIAAAAVTTAVIGGFVAAVARAVVTPDRKRTERVPIHAVDPVRRTVTLERTADTELQGRYSLWFGGGTGHMRVGEVLGTTDTTVTRRIIAIDAGDPTAARRGRWGGWFYLTPGELDVPVEDIDVPTPNGPAPAWVVRADDPDAPWAVLVHGRGVTRAETIRAVPVFRAAGYSVVLASWRNDGVAPRSVDGRYGLGSTEWEDIDAVLRWLAGQGASSVVLMGWSMGGAVVLQTLVRSAFADLVDGVVLESPVVDWHAVLKSQSQLLRLPRPVRKVAQRLLRTPVLHRVTGLRQPVDLRQLDMVARADELHVPILLMHSDDDGFVPSSASHALAEARPDIVRLEVQTTARHTKLWNHDADWFDARILAWLTEVVQRDGAANAR, encoded by the coding sequence ATGTCCCGATCCGCGCGACCCGCCGAGGACGTCGTCCAGGAGACCGCACGATCGGCCGGGTTCGTCGCACTGGGAGCGGGCATCGCAGCGGCCGCCGTCACCACCGCGGTGATCGGCGGGTTCGTCGCGGCGGTGGCCCGAGCGGTGGTCACCCCCGACCGCAAGCGCACCGAACGCGTCCCGATCCACGCTGTCGACCCCGTGCGGCGGACGGTGACGCTCGAGCGCACCGCGGACACCGAACTGCAGGGCCGCTACAGCCTCTGGTTCGGCGGCGGGACGGGGCACATGCGTGTCGGCGAGGTCCTCGGCACCACCGACACGACCGTCACCCGCCGCATCATCGCGATCGACGCCGGCGACCCCACGGCGGCCCGCCGGGGTCGGTGGGGCGGCTGGTTCTACCTGACCCCCGGGGAGCTCGACGTCCCGGTCGAGGACATCGACGTCCCCACCCCGAACGGCCCCGCACCCGCCTGGGTGGTCCGCGCCGACGACCCGGACGCGCCGTGGGCCGTCCTCGTGCACGGTCGTGGCGTGACCCGCGCCGAGACGATCCGCGCGGTGCCGGTCTTCCGGGCGGCGGGGTACTCCGTGGTGCTGGCGAGCTGGCGCAACGACGGCGTCGCCCCGCGGAGCGTCGACGGCCGCTACGGCCTCGGCAGCACCGAGTGGGAGGACATCGACGCGGTCCTCCGCTGGCTCGCCGGGCAGGGCGCGTCGAGCGTCGTCCTGATGGGCTGGTCGATGGGCGGCGCGGTCGTGCTGCAGACCCTGGTCCGGTCGGCGTTCGCGGACCTCGTGGACGGTGTCGTGCTCGAGTCGCCGGTGGTCGACTGGCACGCTGTGCTCAAGTCGCAGAGCCAGCTGCTCCGCCTGCCGCGGCCGGTCCGGAAGGTCGCGCAGCGCCTCCTCCGCACCCCGGTCCTGCACCGGGTCACGGGCCTGCGGCAGCCGGTCGACCTGCGGCAGCTCGACATGGTCGCGCGGGCCGACGAGCTGCACGTGCCGATCCTGCTCATGCACAGCGACGACGACGGGTTCGTCCCGTCGTCCGCGTCGCACGCCCTCGCCGAGGCCCGGCCCGACATCGTGCGGCTCGAGGTGCAGACGACCGCCCGGCACACCAAGCTCTGGAACCACGACGCCGACTGGTTCGACGCCCGCATCCTCGCGTGGCTGACCGAGGTGGTCCAGCGAGACGGCGCGGCCAACGCGCGGTAG
- a CDS encoding thiolase family protein, with protein MPKAADVVFVDGVRTPFGRAGEKGVFWKTRADDLAVHAMRGLLDRNASLDGAAVDDVAVAATTQQGDQGLTLGRTVGMLAGLPKTVPGYAIDRMCAGAMTSVTTLAGAIAFGAADVAIAGGVEHMGRHPMGFNSDPNPRFIAERMVNGDALVMGKTAERLHDRFPAITKDRTDAYAVQSQQRYAAAWAAGKLQPDLVPVEVNTGEGWDIVSSDEPPRPGTTLEALAALKTPFRSHGRITAGNAAGLNDGATMSLLASADAAKQHGLPTKMRMVSFAFAGVDPEVMGIGPVPATDKALAKAGLSIDDIGLFEINEAFAVQVLAFLDNYGIAQDSTNVNAWGGAIAVGHPLASSGVRLMTQLAAQFAERPDVRYGITTMCIGLGQGGTVIWENPNFSKSAARKAA; from the coding sequence TTGCCAAAGGCAGCAGACGTCGTCTTCGTCGACGGAGTTCGGACACCGTTCGGACGAGCCGGGGAGAAGGGGGTGTTCTGGAAGACCCGCGCGGATGACCTCGCGGTGCACGCGATGCGCGGACTCCTCGACCGGAACGCCTCGTTGGACGGGGCTGCGGTGGACGACGTCGCCGTGGCGGCCACCACGCAGCAGGGCGACCAGGGGCTCACCCTCGGCCGGACGGTCGGGATGCTCGCCGGACTCCCGAAGACCGTCCCCGGGTACGCGATCGACCGCATGTGCGCCGGTGCCATGACGAGCGTGACCACCCTCGCCGGCGCCATCGCGTTCGGCGCGGCCGACGTCGCCATCGCCGGCGGTGTCGAGCACATGGGGCGCCACCCGATGGGCTTCAACTCCGACCCGAACCCGCGCTTCATCGCCGAGCGCATGGTCAACGGCGACGCGCTCGTGATGGGCAAGACCGCCGAGCGCCTGCACGACCGCTTCCCCGCGATCACCAAGGACCGCACGGACGCCTACGCCGTCCAGTCCCAGCAGCGCTACGCCGCCGCGTGGGCCGCGGGCAAGCTCCAGCCGGACCTGGTGCCGGTCGAGGTGAACACCGGAGAGGGCTGGGACATCGTCTCCAGTGACGAGCCGCCCCGCCCCGGCACCACGCTCGAGGCCCTGGCAGCGCTGAAGACGCCGTTCCGCTCGCACGGACGCATCACCGCCGGCAACGCGGCAGGCCTGAACGACGGCGCCACCATGAGCCTGCTCGCCTCGGCCGACGCGGCGAAGCAGCACGGACTGCCGACGAAGATGCGCATGGTCTCGTTCGCGTTCGCGGGCGTCGACCCCGAGGTGATGGGCATCGGGCCGGTGCCCGCGACCGACAAGGCGCTGGCGAAGGCCGGGCTGTCGATCGACGACATCGGGCTGTTCGAGATCAACGAGGCGTTCGCCGTCCAGGTGCTCGCCTTCCTCGACAACTACGGGATCGCCCAGGACTCGACGAACGTGAACGCCTGGGGCGGCGCGATCGCCGTCGGGCACCCGCTCGCCTCGAGTGGCGTCCGCCTGATGACCCAGCTCGCAGCCCAGTTCGCCGAGCGCCCGGACGTCCGGTACGGCATCACGACGATGTGCATCGGGCTCGGCCAGGGCGGCACCGTCATCTGGGAGAACCCGAACTTCAGCAAGTCCGCGGCACGGAAGGCGGCGTGA
- a CDS encoding ammonium transporter codes for MLDQGNTTFVLVMAALVLFMTPGLAFFYGGLVKAKSVISMMMMSFGAIALVSVLWVVYGYAIAFANHGDGTAVSGVVGFFSIDWNQIGLGQAFEEAKASTINAAYPSMAFVGFQATFAIITVALISGAIADRAKFGAWMVFAGVWVTVVYFPVASWVFNLTSGWAATWGVIDFAGGTAVHINAGAAGLALAIVLGKRVGFAKGAHKPHNPPFVLLGAAILWFGWFGFNAGSEGAADGIAAIAWVNTLAAPAAAILGWLLVEKLKDGKATSIGAASGAVTGLVAITPACAALTPGWGILLGFLAGIICCFAIDWKYRLGFDDSLDVVGVHLVGGIVGTLYLGFFANDTGLIYSGSFTQLGKQAAAAGVVGLYSFILAFVIGWIIEKTMGFRVKTEDEVAGIDTAVHGEEGYVLYEERDETPVSVR; via the coding sequence ATGCTTGATCAGGGCAACACGACGTTCGTGTTGGTCATGGCGGCGCTGGTGTTGTTCATGACACCCGGCCTGGCCTTCTTCTACGGCGGTCTGGTGAAGGCCAAGTCCGTCATCAGCATGATGATGATGTCCTTCGGGGCGATCGCGCTCGTGAGCGTCCTCTGGGTCGTCTACGGCTACGCCATCGCCTTCGCGAACCACGGTGACGGCACGGCGGTGTCCGGTGTCGTCGGCTTCTTCAGCATCGACTGGAACCAGATCGGCCTCGGGCAGGCGTTCGAGGAGGCCAAGGCCTCGACGATCAACGCCGCGTACCCCTCGATGGCGTTCGTCGGCTTCCAGGCGACCTTCGCGATCATCACGGTTGCGCTCATCTCCGGTGCGATCGCCGACCGTGCCAAGTTCGGCGCGTGGATGGTCTTCGCCGGCGTCTGGGTCACGGTCGTCTACTTCCCGGTCGCCTCGTGGGTCTTCAACCTCACGTCCGGCTGGGCGGCGACCTGGGGCGTCATCGACTTCGCCGGTGGCACCGCGGTCCACATCAACGCCGGTGCCGCGGGTCTCGCGCTGGCGATCGTCCTCGGCAAGCGCGTCGGCTTCGCCAAGGGCGCGCACAAGCCGCACAACCCGCCCTTCGTGCTCCTCGGTGCCGCGATCCTGTGGTTCGGCTGGTTCGGCTTCAACGCCGGTTCCGAGGGTGCCGCGGACGGCATCGCCGCGATCGCCTGGGTCAACACCCTCGCCGCCCCGGCCGCCGCGATCCTCGGTTGGCTGCTCGTCGAGAAGCTCAAGGACGGCAAGGCCACCTCGATCGGTGCCGCGTCGGGCGCCGTCACCGGCCTCGTCGCCATCACCCCGGCGTGCGCCGCGCTCACCCCGGGCTGGGGCATCCTGCTCGGCTTCCTCGCGGGCATCATCTGCTGCTTCGCGATCGACTGGAAGTACCGTCTCGGCTTCGACGACTCGCTCGACGTCGTCGGCGTGCACCTGGTCGGCGGCATCGTCGGCACGCTGTACCTCGGCTTCTTCGCCAACGACACCGGCCTGATCTACTCGGGCTCGTTCACGCAGCTCGGCAAGCAGGCCGCCGCTGCCGGCGTGGTCGGTCTCTACTCGTTCATCCTCGCCTTCGTCATCGGCTGGATCATCGAGAAGACGATGGGCTTCCGTGTGAAGACCGAGGACGAGGTCGCCGGCATCGACACCGCGGTCCACGGCGAAGAGGGCTACGTCCTCTACGAGGAGCGCGACGAGACCCCGGTCTCCGTCCGGTAG
- the zapE gene encoding cell division protein ZapE, whose amino-acid sequence MLPEGLPRLSANTAPEHLVDRDPQVTPQQMAASLVPPPQFADASFASYRPDAEYPSQAAVRDAVAAFVAAGPADQPRRGLFGRRKPAAESTVKSGVYLDGGFGVGKTHLLAAAYHAATGRKTFGTFIEYTALVGALGFQGTVDLLRGTALVCIDEFELDDPGDTMVMTRLIKELTETGTRFAATSNTPPGALGEGRFAAQDFLREIQAMSDRFDTMRIDGLDFRRRAVDESAGVVADVAAGLPGGRVTLDDFRAVVGHLASVHPSKYVAMVEDLDAVGLTDVQPFTDQTDALRWVALVDRLYDAQVRIVASGTPLDQVYPESMLDGGYRKKYLRAASRVVALTRAVD is encoded by the coding sequence ATGCTTCCCGAAGGACTGCCCCGATTGTCAGCGAACACCGCGCCTGAACACCTCGTCGACCGCGACCCGCAGGTGACCCCGCAGCAGATGGCTGCGTCGCTGGTCCCGCCGCCCCAGTTCGCCGATGCGTCGTTCGCCTCCTACCGGCCCGACGCGGAGTACCCGTCGCAGGCGGCGGTCCGCGACGCGGTCGCGGCCTTCGTCGCCGCCGGTCCCGCCGACCAGCCTCGCCGGGGGCTGTTCGGTCGCCGGAAGCCCGCGGCGGAGTCGACCGTGAAGTCCGGCGTCTACCTCGACGGCGGGTTCGGCGTCGGGAAGACCCACCTGCTCGCCGCCGCCTACCACGCCGCGACCGGTCGGAAGACGTTCGGCACCTTCATCGAGTACACGGCGCTCGTCGGGGCCCTCGGGTTCCAGGGCACCGTCGACTTGCTGCGCGGGACGGCGCTGGTGTGCATCGACGAGTTCGAGCTCGACGACCCCGGTGACACGATGGTGATGACGCGCCTCATCAAGGAGCTCACCGAGACGGGCACCCGGTTCGCCGCCACCTCGAACACGCCGCCGGGCGCGCTCGGCGAGGGGCGCTTCGCGGCCCAGGACTTCCTGCGCGAGATCCAGGCGATGTCCGACCGGTTCGACACCATGCGCATCGACGGGCTCGACTTCCGCCGGCGTGCGGTCGACGAGTCGGCAGGCGTGGTGGCCGACGTCGCCGCGGGACTCCCCGGCGGACGCGTCACGCTCGACGACTTCCGGGCGGTGGTCGGGCACCTCGCGTCCGTGCACCCGTCGAAGTACGTCGCGATGGTCGAGGACCTCGACGCCGTCGGCCTCACCGACGTGCAGCCCTTCACCGACCAGACCGATGCACTCCGGTGGGTCGCGCTGGTGGACCGGCTCTACGACGCGCAGGTCCGGATCGTGGCCTCGGGCACCCCGCTCGACCAGGTGTACCCCGAGTCGATGCTCGACGGCGGGTACCGCAAGAAGTACCTGCGTGCGGCGAGCCGCGTCGTGGCGCTGACCCGCGCCGTGGACTGA
- a CDS encoding 3-hydroxyacyl-CoA dehydrogenase NAD-binding domain-containing protein has translation MTIVDNDQLLALSEDEVVTHSYLKHVALPSGGTLALITLDNGKDYKRPSTLGPRTLHELSGVLDTLRTEASAGTIQAVAITGKEYCFAAGADLSQAASVPSRDVAHDLAALGHATLRKLSDLGVPSFALINGIALGGGLEIGLHCTYRAFSSAAQGIGLPEVFLGIIPGWGGATLLPRLIGPEKALRVIVENPLKNNRLMDGPAAVELGIGDALIPSVTFLPSAVAWIDGVVSGRTKVVRKNEPGMIEKAAWGTVVKVARSQVASKIGTVPKSPFRALDLVAAAKSGSLDERFADEDDALADLISGDQFAASMYAFDLVQKRAKKPVGAPADVSPRPVTKVGVLGAGLMASQFALLFARRLGVPVVITDVDQSRVDAGVERIRGEVDKLLDKGRVSPDDANRIKALVSGSVSYDAFADADWVIEAVFEEMSVKQEVFRKIEQVIAPDAILATNTSSLSVSEMGSVLSDPSRLVGFHFFNPVAVMPLLEVVRTASTSDETLATALAVAKTLKKTAIITADQPGFVVNRVLARVLGEAMRGVEEGTSFEVVAQGAAPLGLPMSPFELLELVGLPVGAHVLDSHHAAWPERFYPGDGLKKIAEFGHILTRDKKGTATGYDPAAVKLVAPSKKDAKPVDAAEMQRRFEDALADELHRMLEDGVVQHVEEIDLGLILGAGYPFQAGGISPYLDRSGASERVFGGAFHEPLIVGQASR, from the coding sequence ATGACCATCGTCGACAACGACCAGCTCCTCGCCCTCAGCGAGGACGAGGTGGTCACGCACTCGTACCTGAAGCACGTCGCGCTGCCGTCCGGTGGCACGCTCGCGCTCATCACGCTCGACAACGGCAAGGACTACAAGCGACCGTCGACCCTCGGGCCGCGCACGCTGCACGAGCTCTCCGGGGTCCTCGACACCCTGCGGACCGAAGCGTCCGCCGGGACGATCCAGGCCGTGGCGATCACCGGCAAGGAGTACTGCTTCGCCGCCGGTGCCGACCTCTCCCAGGCCGCCTCGGTGCCGTCGCGGGACGTCGCCCACGACCTGGCCGCCCTCGGACACGCGACGCTCCGGAAGCTCTCCGACCTCGGGGTCCCCTCCTTCGCGCTCATCAACGGGATCGCGCTCGGCGGTGGCCTCGAGATCGGGCTGCACTGCACGTACCGGGCGTTCTCGTCGGCCGCGCAGGGCATCGGGCTCCCCGAGGTCTTCCTCGGCATCATCCCCGGGTGGGGCGGCGCGACGCTGCTCCCCCGCCTGATCGGCCCCGAGAAGGCGCTCCGCGTCATCGTCGAGAACCCGCTCAAGAACAACCGCCTGATGGACGGTCCGGCCGCGGTCGAGCTCGGTATCGGCGACGCGCTGATCCCCTCGGTCACCTTCCTGCCGTCCGCGGTGGCGTGGATCGACGGCGTCGTGTCGGGTCGCACCAAGGTCGTGCGGAAGAACGAGCCCGGCATGATCGAGAAGGCCGCGTGGGGCACCGTCGTGAAGGTCGCCCGCAGCCAGGTCGCGTCGAAGATCGGCACGGTCCCGAAGTCGCCGTTCCGGGCGCTCGACCTCGTCGCCGCGGCGAAGTCCGGCTCGCTCGACGAGCGGTTCGCCGACGAGGACGACGCCCTGGCCGACCTCATCTCGGGCGACCAGTTCGCCGCGTCGATGTACGCGTTCGACCTCGTGCAGAAGCGCGCGAAGAAGCCGGTGGGCGCCCCCGCGGACGTCTCGCCGCGCCCCGTCACGAAGGTCGGCGTCCTGGGCGCCGGCCTGATGGCATCCCAGTTCGCGCTGCTCTTCGCCCGACGCCTCGGCGTCCCGGTCGTCATCACCGACGTCGACCAGTCGCGCGTCGACGCCGGCGTGGAGCGCATCCGCGGCGAGGTGGACAAGCTCCTCGACAAGGGCCGGGTCTCCCCCGACGACGCGAACCGCATCAAGGCGCTCGTGTCCGGGTCAGTGTCCTACGACGCGTTCGCGGACGCCGACTGGGTCATCGAGGCCGTCTTCGAGGAGATGAGCGTCAAGCAGGAGGTCTTCCGGAAGATCGAGCAGGTCATCGCTCCGGACGCGATCCTCGCCACGAACACCTCGTCGCTGTCGGTGTCCGAGATGGGCTCCGTGCTGTCCGATCCGTCGCGACTCGTCGGGTTCCACTTCTTCAACCCCGTCGCCGTGATGCCGCTGCTCGAGGTCGTGCGCACCGCCTCGACCTCCGACGAGACCCTCGCCACGGCCCTCGCCGTCGCGAAGACGCTCAAGAAGACCGCGATCATCACGGCCGACCAGCCGGGCTTCGTCGTGAACCGGGTGCTCGCCCGGGTCCTCGGCGAGGCGATGCGCGGCGTCGAGGAGGGCACGTCGTTCGAAGTCGTCGCCCAGGGCGCTGCGCCGCTCGGCCTGCCGATGTCCCCGTTCGAGCTGCTCGAGCTCGTCGGCCTGCCGGTCGGTGCGCACGTGCTCGACTCGCACCACGCCGCCTGGCCGGAGCGCTTCTACCCGGGTGACGGCCTGAAGAAGATCGCCGAGTTCGGGCACATCCTGACCCGCGACAAGAAGGGCACCGCGACCGGGTACGACCCCGCTGCCGTGAAGCTCGTCGCACCGTCGAAGAAGGACGCGAAGCCGGTCGACGCTGCCGAGATGCAGCGCCGCTTCGAGGACGCCCTCGCCGACGAGCTGCACCGCATGCTCGAGGACGGGGTCGTCCAGCACGTCGAGGAGATCGACCTCGGGCTCATCCTCGGCGCGGGCTACCCGTTCCAGGCCGGTGGCATCAGCCCGTACCTCGACCGCTCCGGTGCGTCCGAGCGGGTCTTCGGCGGGGCGTTCCACGAGCCGCTGATCGTCGGGCAGGCCTCGCGCTGA
- a CDS encoding sulfurtransferase has product MTAPVDTSEKFTAYAHPERLVSTEWLQEHLDAGTPDLVVVESDEDVLLYETGHVPGAVKIDWHTDLNDPVLRDYIDGEAFAELLGSKGIGRETTVVIYGDKNNWWAAYALWVFSLFGHEDVRLLDGGRAKWIAEDRALTTDQTVVTPVEYPVVDRIDTEIRAYKDDVLAHLGKPLIDVRSAPEYAGDRTTAPDYPEEGALRAGHVPTAVNIPWATAAAPDGTFKTREELDAIYRDGAGIGDADEVIAYCRIGERSSHTWFVLQHLLGYENVRNYDGSWTEWGSAVRVPITVGTEPGTITDR; this is encoded by the coding sequence ATGACCGCACCGGTCGACACGTCCGAGAAGTTCACCGCCTACGCCCACCCGGAGCGGCTCGTCTCCACCGAGTGGCTGCAGGAGCACCTGGACGCCGGCACCCCGGACCTGGTCGTCGTCGAGTCCGACGAGGACGTCCTGCTCTACGAGACGGGCCACGTCCCCGGTGCCGTGAAGATCGACTGGCACACCGACCTCAACGACCCGGTGCTCCGCGACTACATCGACGGCGAGGCCTTCGCCGAACTGCTCGGCAGCAAGGGCATCGGCCGCGAGACCACCGTGGTGATCTACGGCGACAAGAACAACTGGTGGGCCGCCTACGCCCTCTGGGTCTTCTCGCTGTTCGGCCACGAGGACGTCCGTCTCCTCGACGGCGGCCGAGCGAAGTGGATCGCCGAGGACCGCGCGCTCACCACCGACCAGACCGTGGTCACGCCGGTCGAGTACCCCGTCGTCGACCGGATCGACACCGAGATCCGCGCGTACAAGGACGACGTGCTCGCCCACCTCGGCAAGCCGCTGATCGACGTCCGCAGCGCCCCGGAGTACGCCGGCGACCGCACCACCGCGCCGGACTACCCGGAGGAGGGCGCCCTCCGCGCCGGCCACGTCCCCACCGCCGTGAACATCCCGTGGGCCACCGCCGCGGCACCGGACGGCACCTTCAAGACCCGCGAGGAGCTCGACGCGATCTACCGCGACGGCGCCGGGATCGGCGACGCGGACGAGGTCATCGCCTACTGCCGCATCGGCGAGCGGTCGAGCCACACCTGGTTCGTCCTGCAGCACCTGCTCGGGTACGAGAACGTCCGCAACTACGACGGCTCGTGGACCGAGTGGGGCAGCGCGGTCCGCGTCCCGATCACCGTCGGCACCGAACCGGGTACGATCACCGACCGATGA
- a CDS encoding DUF3000 domain-containing protein, with product MSETREPDAFARLRAFVASGGARAETTVTEIPSPSRIAPFSIALAADVSGAAHGIDSDLGTGRFIALHDPDEPEGWGGSFRIVTFAQAPLEPEIGVDEFVADVTWSWLVDALAAHGATYDHASGTATKIISRGYGDLAAQGDGAQLELRASWTPRGDDLTAHVEAWEEIVAMLAGLPPASDGVTLLAPRRLARD from the coding sequence GTGTCCGAAACCCGAGAGCCCGACGCCTTCGCGCGGCTCCGTGCGTTCGTGGCGTCCGGCGGCGCGCGCGCCGAGACGACCGTCACCGAGATCCCCTCGCCGTCGCGCATCGCCCCGTTCTCGATCGCCCTGGCGGCGGACGTCTCGGGTGCGGCGCACGGCATCGACTCCGACCTCGGGACGGGCCGGTTCATCGCCCTGCACGACCCGGACGAACCCGAGGGCTGGGGCGGGTCGTTCCGCATCGTGACCTTCGCCCAGGCACCGCTCGAACCCGAGATCGGTGTCGACGAGTTCGTCGCCGACGTCACGTGGAGCTGGCTCGTCGACGCCCTCGCCGCGCACGGTGCGACCTACGACCACGCCTCGGGCACGGCGACCAAGATCATCTCCCGCGGCTACGGCGACCTCGCGGCGCAGGGCGACGGGGCGCAGCTCGAACTGCGCGCCTCGTGGACCCCGCGCGGGGACGACCTCACCGCACACGTCGAGGCGTGGGAGGAGATCGTGGCGATGCTCGCCGGTCTGCCGCCCGCGTCGGACGGCGTGACCCTGTTGGCCCCGAGGAGGCTCGCACGTGACTGA
- a CDS encoding tyrosine-protein phosphatase, with the protein MTTTSNTLTNLREVGGPGLQHGRRRTVYRANTDPVAPAAYPAALAAVVDLRRVDETDAVPHPLAATPAYRSVPLFDPASAIESAAEAVHLEDQYTDWLDRHRSGIAAALRTIATADGDVLVCCAAGKDRTGIVSALLARHWGADVEAVGADYAASAAGLVERFAAERAASTDPVATAIGHRCVPEIMTTVIERVERRWGSVDGYLRSIGLRDDEIAAL; encoded by the coding sequence ATGACGACGACGTCGAACACGCTCACGAACCTCCGCGAGGTCGGGGGACCCGGCCTCCAGCACGGCCGCCGGCGCACGGTGTACCGGGCGAACACCGACCCGGTCGCTCCCGCCGCGTACCCGGCGGCCCTCGCCGCCGTGGTCGACCTGCGCCGCGTGGACGAGACGGACGCGGTACCGCACCCGCTCGCCGCCACGCCCGCCTACCGCTCCGTGCCGCTCTTCGACCCGGCCTCGGCGATCGAGTCCGCCGCCGAGGCCGTCCACCTCGAGGATCAGTACACCGACTGGCTCGATCGGCACCGCTCCGGCATCGCCGCGGCACTGCGGACGATCGCCACCGCGGACGGCGACGTGCTCGTCTGCTGCGCCGCCGGCAAGGACCGGACAGGTATCGTGAGCGCGCTGCTCGCCCGGCACTGGGGTGCCGATGTCGAAGCCGTCGGTGCGGACTACGCGGCCAGCGCAGCCGGGCTCGTCGAGCGGTTCGCCGCCGAGCGCGCCGCCAGCACGGACCCCGTGGCGACGGCGATCGGCCACCGCTGCGTGCCGGAGATCATGACGACGGTCATCGAGCGCGTCGAGCGGCGGTGGGGCTCGGTGGACGGGTACCTCCGCAGCATCGGGCTGCGGGACGACGAGATCGCCGCGCTCTGA
- a CDS encoding HRDC domain-containing protein yields MTDPASPAGASPAVPSASPAVPPSAAPSAASPAFEASHDAVHVIASREEYLDAVAAIAAGHGSVAVDAERASGYRYSQRAYLIQVFRRGAGAFLFDPIPIGDFSELQEAIVDEEWLFHAASQDLPCLQEVGLVPTRIFDTELGARIAGFPRVGLGAVVEQLLGITLAKAHSAADWSTRPLPQSWLVYAALDVELLPDLRDALAAKLDEAGKTRIAEEEFAAVLTRAPKPPKAEPWRRLSGMHALRGSRALAIARSLWTARDAYAREADIAPGRTIPDSAIVAAAAANPASKGELSGVKAFTGRASRSELDRWWAAVDEGRTTEDLPRLRGTGEATLPPPRAWADRNPAADRRYKAARAAVVQRAEELDLPVENLLTPDTLRTVSWEPPTPIATETVGAVLAAHDARPWQVEETASIIAHAFVAAAQEPAAESNTES; encoded by the coding sequence GTGACTGACCCCGCATCTCCGGCCGGGGCGTCGCCCGCTGTCCCGTCGGCGTCGCCGGCTGTTCCGCCGTCGGCTGCTCCGTCCGCGGCGTCGCCGGCGTTCGAGGCGTCGCACGACGCGGTCCACGTGATCGCCTCGCGCGAGGAGTACCTCGACGCCGTCGCCGCCATCGCGGCGGGCCACGGCTCGGTCGCCGTCGACGCCGAGCGCGCGAGCGGCTACCGGTACTCGCAGCGGGCGTACCTCATCCAGGTGTTCCGCCGCGGTGCCGGCGCGTTCCTCTTCGACCCGATCCCGATCGGCGACTTCTCCGAGCTCCAGGAAGCGATCGTCGACGAGGAGTGGCTCTTCCACGCCGCGTCGCAGGACCTCCCCTGCCTGCAGGAGGTCGGCCTCGTCCCGACCCGCATCTTCGACACCGAGCTCGGTGCCCGCATCGCCGGGTTCCCCCGGGTCGGCCTCGGTGCCGTCGTGGAGCAGCTGCTCGGGATCACGCTCGCGAAGGCCCACTCCGCCGCGGACTGGTCGACCCGGCCGCTCCCGCAGTCGTGGTTGGTGTACGCGGCACTCGACGTCGAACTGCTCCCCGACCTCCGTGACGCGCTCGCGGCGAAGCTCGACGAGGCGGGCAAGACCCGCATCGCCGAAGAGGAGTTCGCGGCCGTCCTGACACGGGCACCGAAGCCGCCGAAGGCCGAGCCGTGGCGCCGCCTGTCCGGCATGCACGCCCTCCGTGGCTCCAGGGCACTCGCGATCGCCCGGTCGCTCTGGACGGCACGCGACGCCTACGCCCGCGAAGCCGACATCGCACCGGGTCGCACCATCCCGGACTCGGCGATCGTCGCGGCCGCGGCGGCGAACCCGGCCTCGAAGGGCGAGCTGAGCGGGGTGAAGGCCTTCACGGGTCGTGCCAGCCGGTCCGAGCTCGACCGCTGGTGGGCCGCCGTCGACGAGGGCCGCACGACCGAGGACCTCCCGCGGCTCCGCGGCACCGGCGAGGCCACGCTGCCGCCGCCCCGGGCCTGGGCCGACCGCAACCCGGCAGCCGACCGCCGGTACAAGGCCGCACGGGCCGCCGTGGTGCAGCGCGCCGAGGAGCTCGACCTGCCCGTCGAGAACCTGCTCACGCCGGACACCCTCCGCACGGTGTCGTGGGAGCCGCCGACGCCGATCGCCACCGAGACCGTCGGTGCCGTGCTCGCCGCGCACGACGCCCGCCCCTGGCAGGTCGAGGAGACGGCGTCGATCATCGCGCACGCCTTTGTCGCTGCTGCACAGGAGCCTGCTGCCGAGAGCAACACCGAGTCGTAG
- a CDS encoding SufE family protein produces the protein MTDALPQSLAEIRDDFLEVSQQDRLQLLLEFSNELPALPERLQGHEDELERVEECQSPVFITVTVGADGDAPGIVRMHATAPREAPTTRGFASILAQGLSGLTAEQVLAVPADYPLTIGLSEAVSPLRIRGMVGMLGRVQRQVQAQAAVS, from the coding sequence ATGACCGACGCACTCCCCCAGTCCCTCGCCGAGATCCGCGACGACTTCCTCGAAGTCTCCCAGCAGGACCGCCTGCAGCTGCTCCTCGAGTTCTCGAACGAGCTCCCGGCGCTTCCCGAGCGCCTGCAGGGGCACGAGGACGAGCTCGAGCGCGTCGAGGAGTGCCAGTCCCCCGTCTTCATCACGGTCACCGTGGGTGCGGACGGCGACGCGCCCGGCATCGTCCGGATGCACGCCACGGCGCCGCGCGAGGCACCGACCACGCGGGGCTTCGCGTCGATCCTCGCGCAGGGGCTGTCCGGCCTGACCGCCGAGCAGGTGCTCGCCGTGCCGGCTGACTACCCGCTGACGATCGGGCTGAGCGAGGCGGTCAGCCCGCTGCGGATCCGCGGCATGGTCGGGATGCTGGGCCGGGTGCAGCGGCAGGTGCAGGCGCAGGCCGCGGTCTCGTAG